CTGCTTGGATTTTGCCTTCTCTGAGTAGGCTAACAAGTTGAGAAGGGTGTCCTTCTACAAGCTCAATTCTTGGATCTCTAAATTTATAAAAGAGCGGTAGGGTGTTAAGATAGGACACCTTTCCGATTTTGAACATTAAACCTGCTTTGAAAGTTCAATGAATTTGAAAAGTTTCTCTTTGGCTTTACCACTCTTTATTGACTCCTTTGCCATCTCTAATGCGGTGCGCTTGTCATCTGTCTTTCCTGATATCAAAATCCCAAAGGTAGCATTTAAAAGGACCATATCAAGAGCTGGGGAGGGTTCTCCACTCAGCACAGATAAAGCTATCTTTGCGCTCTCTTCCACAGATTTGACTTTTATGTAATCTTGTGGATAACGCCTAAAGCCTAAATCTTCTGGGGTAAATTCATACAGGCTCACCTCACCTCCTTTAACCTCTGCTATGGTGGTTGGTGCGGATATGGAAACTTCGTCAAGCCCATCTTTGCCATGAACCACCACCGCGCTGATCACACCCAATTTTAAAAGTGTCCGAGCTATCTTTTCTACAAACTGGTCCGAAAACACACCCAAGAGCTGTCTCTTTGCGCCTGCCGGATTGGACAATGGACCTATAAGATTGAAAACAGACCTTATACCTACTTCCCTTCTTGGACCCACTACCCTTTTCATGGCAGGATGGAATATGGGAGCAAACATAAAGCCTATGCCAATCTCTTCTATCATCCTTTTCACCTGCTGGGGACCCAAATCTATCTTTGCTCCTAAGTGTTCCAAAAGGTCCGCACTTCCGCTTTTGGAGGAAACAGACCTATTGCCGTGCTTTGCTACCTTTATGCCTGCCCCAGCCAAAACAAAGGCAGTCACCGTGGATACGTTAAAGGTTTCTGCCAGGTCTCCACCAGTCCCGCAGGTATCCACCAAGTTTTCTGGATCTTCCACTTCTACCTTTGTCGCTTTAGCTCTGA
Above is a genomic segment from Thermocrinis jamiesonii containing:
- the trpD gene encoding anthranilate phosphoribosyltransferase, coding for MREILRRLSEFDNLSKEEMVRVLEDITEGRATDAQIGAFLMGLKMKGETVEELEGAASFFRAKATKVEVEDPENLVDTCGTGGDLAETFNVSTVTAFVLAGAGIKVAKHGNRSVSSKSGSADLLEHLGAKIDLGPQQVKRMIEEIGIGFMFAPIFHPAMKRVVGPRREVGIRSVFNLIGPLSNPAGAKRQLLGVFSDQFVEKIARTLLKLGVISAVVVHGKDGLDEVSISAPTTIAEVKGGEVSLYEFTPEDLGFRRYPQDYIKVKSVEESAKIALSVLSGEPSPALDMVLLNATFGILISGKTDDKRTALEMAKESIKSGKAKEKLFKFIELSKQV